The DNA window aatTATTCCAACACTGAaccaattccacaacctatggactcacttttaaggactctacaactcatgctctctttatttattgcttacttatttattattgttgttattttcttttctttttgtatttggacagtttgttgtcttttccacactggttgtttgtctgtctctgttgtgtgtgatttttgtcattgattctattgtgtttcttttgatTTTCTGTGAAAGCGGGAAAAAATGAATCTTAGAGTAgtatgtagtgacatatatgtactttgataataaatttactttgaacttcggaaAGAGGATGGAGTTGGCCCTCCACCCCATCCTATTCCACCTAGAAAATGATGCCATCATATGCCAGGCACATTTACCTAGGCACAGCATTTAACACAAGCTGTCCTTGATGGgactcaacaccccccccccctccataaaTGGATGTTGGACTTCTTGGTGGAAAGACCCCAGTCACTCTGAGTTGACAACAATAGGTGAAACCACATCATAGATTTCACTGATGATACTGCATCATCGGTGACAATGATGAGTTTGCTTACGGAGAGGAGGTACAAGGGTTCTCAAATGGTGCGAGAACAACAAactgagtctcaacatggacaagacaaaaaagatgattgtggacttcaggaagatgcaGGTCAACCACTTTTcactgcacatcaatggctctgaaGAGCACAAAATTCCTTGGTGTATACATAATggacgatctaacctggacccacaacaccatcTCATTAgtgaagaaggcacagcagcatctacactttctCAGGAGATTTAAGTGAGCAACGCTCCCCACCCGCATtccaacaactttctacaggcgCACCGTCGAAAATATcctgtctggttgcatcattgtctggtatggaagtcACAAGGTATCAGATTGCAAGACCCGACAGAGGAGAGTAAAATCTGCCAAGAGAATCACTGTGAAAAACGTCACCCTTATTTTTAACATTTACCGGGAGACGAAGGGCGCAAAGCACTATTATTGATCTTTACCAACCATCCcctaatctctttgacccactaccagcagcaagaaggtacaggagcatcaggactagtcacaacaagacaaaatctgtagatgctggaaatccaagcaatgcacacaatatgctggaggaactcagcaggtcaggcagatctacggaaaagagtaagcagtcgacatttcaggatgagacccttcagcaggaggaggaaaaaaaaagatgagcagtcagagaaagaaggtggggggggggagggaggacgaaacacaaggtgataggtgataccgggagagggaggggtgaagtaaagagctgggaagttgattggtgaaagtgatacagggctggagaagaggcagtctgttaggagaggacagacggccatggaaggaagaaaagaggGAGCTGATGTGCAGgtgaggagataaagtgagagaggggaaaaggaaagggaatgatgaagggggggaggggtgccattaccagaagtttgagaaattgatgttcatgccatcagtttggaagcgacccagatggaatatacggTGTTGTTCCtgcaatctgagtgtggcctcattgtgacagtcgGAAtgggactgacatgttggaatgggaatgtgaagtggaattaaaacaaTTTGCCGCTGGGAGATCTGGCTTTTCTGGTGGACGGAGTGTAGGCGCTCGGCGAACTGTCTCCCAGACAATGTtgggctcactgatatacaggTTGCTACACCAGGAGCATCAGATACAGAGATGACCCCAACTGACCCagagctgaagtgttgcctcacctggaaggactgtctggggccctgaatcgtagtgagggagaaggtgtaggggcaggtgcagcacttgtccCCCTTGGGAGGTTAAGTGCTGGGaaggagatcaatggggagggatgagtggacaagggaatcgagtagaagctgggaggtgataggaggaagtggagggttgaaGTAGAAATGAAATCTGGTAGctgaggacagtggaccatgggagaaagggaagctaTGGCAAACACAACAGGCAGGTttttccagtggccacccattttaattgtgcttcctattcccattccgaatGCCAgttcatggccttctctactgccacaatgaggcctctctcaagttgaaggagcaacacctcatattccatctggcctccaacctgataacatgaacattgatttctccaacttccagtaattctttCCCTTGCCCCTTCTCtcttttcacattctccattctggctcccctacTAATCCTTCTCTTCATttgctcaacacctccctctggtgtccctcctgctttcccttctcccactgtcctctcctatcagattccttcttcagcctgtTACCTTttctacttatcacctcccaacttctcactttatcccctctcccccatccacccacctgtCCCTTCATCCGATCTTAGctgtcacctgtcagcttgtactcttaacccttctcattctggcttccttcccccacctttccagtcaacctgaaacttcaactgtttattcccctccactgacgctgcctggcctgctgagttcctccagcattttgtgtgtgttgccctgggtttccagcatctgcagaatctcttgtgtttgagcTATGGTAAAGCTGTGGACTAATTAATGGATGTTTCTCCTCTCGGGTTCCAGTGCTGGTGGAGAAGAAGATGACCACGAAATGGATCCTCGCCCTCCTCTGGATCGGCACCCTCGTGGAAGTAGGGGCAGGAGACCGGCCCTACATCCACCCATTTTTTTTAATTACCTGCAATCAATCGGAGTCGTCAAtgcaggtggatggggaagaggacTTCCTGCCCGAGTTGATTGGAGATAACGAGATCCTGGTGAATGGCTCCTTGAGGATGTGgtgggaagaggaggaggaacaGGTGAAGCCCAGCCTCCAGGTGCGGAACTATTTGTACCATCTCCAGGCCTCTCTAGGCCATTCCTGGCTGTCCCACTGGACCTCGCAGGAAGGGTCAGGGGTGACGGTGCTATCGCCCATGTACCTCCAGGTGGTCCTGGCCGCACTGTCCCTGGGCGCAGACGGATCAACCCTCGACAACCTTCAGATGATCTTGGGCCTCTCCCACAGCGAGTGTGGAGGCGGCAGCAGTGGCGACCAGCACTCCCTGGGCATGCGGCAGCAGCTCTGGCTGCTCCTCCGCGATGTCCTCGCCCAGCACCACGGCTCGTTGTCCATCGGCACCTGGATGATCTTCCAGGACAGAATATGGCTCCGGCGGACATTCACCGAGCACCTCcggctcttccaccctgaggtaTGGCTGGGAGCCACCGACTTCAGCCAGCCCCCACTGGCAGAGGAGTCAATCAACAACGTCATCCACCGAGCGACGGGTGGCCGGCTGAACAACCTGGTGACCGGCCTGAACCCCAGCACTAAACTGGTGGTAGCCAGTTTCATTCATTTTAAAGGTCAGGCTCTGGGGAATGAGAAGATTTCAAAGGAATGCAATATCTTGTCCAAAAAGCAGCCAACATTCCCATaccaggggcataattttaaggagaacGGAGTGAAATGTAGGGGGTTGTCAGAGGCAGGTTCTTTTCACAGTGattggtgagtttgtggaatacccttccaggggtggtgatagaggctgatacattaggggtGTTTACGAGAGTCTTAGGTAGACACACGGATGATACAAAAATGTAGGGCTATGTAGGACATAAGGATTAGTTTGATTCTGAAGTAGGTTgatagatcagcacaacattgtgggccatagggcatgtgctgtgttgtaatgttctatgtctgtGTTCTCAGCAATTTCATGGCCTCTGTGAGGACACCTGAGGGAGCCCCCATGGTCTGGTTGGTTGGTTTGGAACTGTTCTGTGAGTTCACTATACTGTAAGCACAGTTGAAAGGTTAAGTTACATGGACTGGCCTTGAGCACTGAAGATTAGGGGATGATCCAACCAAATGCCaagagtttccagggcacaatcAGAAAACCAGGTAAAATTTCCTGTGGCTTGCAGAAGTCAATCTTGTCTTGTTCTTACCCAAACTGTAAATACACAGGAAGCAGCAAAACTGGGCAGGGACAAGGGATTCTGCCGGtgcaggaaatcttgagcaacgcctgaaaaatgctggaggaacccagcaagtctggaagcatccatggaggagaatTATTAATTGACTTTTCATCCTTCACCAAGACTTGAAATGAAAGAAGgtgggcaggtgataggtgagaccaggtgagggggaaggtgcgtGGCATAGGGCCATTAAgtaagtagctgggaggtgataagcagaagaggtaaagggctgaagaagggatctgataggggAGGGCAATGGACCATGGAGTTAAGACGATGAAGGGAACCAAAaggaaggtgatggacaggtgaggggaagggtgagaggggagtgATAAAACAGAGAAAAGGGAGGAGAGAGTAATTACCAGGTTTGAAAAAAATGATGTTCAtgcctttccttttcagtcctgacaaagggtcttggcccaaaatatcaactgtttatccctctccattgatgctgcttaacttgctgagttcctccagcattttttgtgtggggTAGCTCTTTAGATACTATTCTTGCTCTTAAGTCTATTGCACTTAATCACATTTGTTGGTGAACCTAAAAATGGGGTTTTGAAACAAGAATTTTAATTGTAGGAATTGAAATTGACCAACAGTGCATAACCCTACTTTAAGTAAATGAAAATGACTTAAACTGTGTAGATCCATTTACTAGTAACTATGTTTTTAAAAAGTACCCATTACTGTCCTTGTACTTATGAAAAACTTGAACTTCAAGGGGTTGAAAAACCACTATTAATAGTAACAGAGCATGGTGATTAATCTGACCTGGCACTTGAACAGTTTTACAGGTTGGATGCTTCACGAATCTAGTAAAAACATTTCAGGAATTTAAAATTTTCAATGAGGTTTCCATGTAAAATTTCATCCCCTTTTCACTTAAATAATACTGTACTTCTGGGTAAAAATAAACAGCTCAGCACCCCATGTCTTATATGAAATGAATGAAGAATTCAGGACAAAAATTATTCCTCTTAGCAGTGGAGTCTAAAATTAAGAATTGGAATTGAGCTGTGATGTCATTAATTTCTTCAAATAAAGGGTTGTGAAAATCAGGAACGCACTCCCTCAAAATGTTAAACCTAGGACTGAATTGGGCACTTTAAAATTTGATAGAGCAAGGTGATAATGAGCCAGACAGAGGTCAGTCATGattaaagatgaaagattagctctatttgtcacatgctCACCAAAACATCGGAACATACTGTGAAacgtgttgtttgtgtcaatgaccgacACAGACGGGGGAATGTGCTGGGCGGCCCACAAACATCGtcacgcttctggcaccaacgcagcatccccacaacttactaaccctagcccatttgggaggaaacccaggtggccatggggagaacgtacagacagtggtgggaattgagcctgacactgtaaagtgttacactgaCTGCTATGCTACCACGCTGCCCCACTTTGATAGATGAGACGTGTGAGAGTGCATAGTGGTGGAaacttattttttaatttttatttagagatacagcaaggtAACAATGTTCCACGCCACCCATTTACACccatctgaccaattaacctactaacccgtaggTCTTTGGAACGtgagaaaacatacaaactccttacagacaacagtggaattgaacccacgtcACTGGTGCTGtcatagtgttacactaaccactgtactatttagaatgtataagtTGTTTAGTGTTTGCAGTGTACACATATTCACCCCTAGCAAACCATATCGGTGTCAGAAACCTATCCTGACGGAACGTGGTGGCAAGTTGCTTTAGTACTGGGAATCTATCATAATAACTTGAACCAGGTCTGTGTACTTGAGATCTCTGCTGGGAACCTATAGCAGtaaatcagttcagtgctgggtctgGCACTCCAACCGATGATAACAGATTCTAAATGTGAGGAAACTATGGCAATAAATCAAGTAGATGCTGCGAACCGATAATATTATATTGATGGTGGTCAGGATCTATGGTGAGAAGTTGTCTGACTCTTCAAGTATAATGATTGGTTGATTCTGTGCTGAGAATCATGATTAGTTAATGTAGTGTAAGTATCTAAAGCTCtatactgagcaacacacacagactgctagaggaactcagcaggtcaagcactgTCTATGAAGAGAAATAGATGCTGCCTATTCCTCAGCAGTTGATGTCTTGGGcaaagtcccttcatcaggaggtgGGGAGAAAGAGTAGATGAAAccgggtgaggaggaaggtggctgggtggggcTGAgaagggtgaagtaagaagctggggagGGATAGTTGGAAGAGCATAAGGGCCAAACTGACATCtttttattcctgtccatagatgctgcctaatctccTGAGCTCCCCTAGCACTTTGTCTGTGTCCCTCacgatatccagcatctgcagaatctcttgtgtttattaaatGCTGCACTATTATCTTGCTTGGAAGCTATGTTAATGAGTCGGGATGTTGCTAGGAAGCCAGTGGTTACATTGATTCAGTACTGGGAAGGAGAGATGAGGAATTGTTTCTCACTTGGGAACTCGTGATGTTAAATTCGTAGGATCGtgaagcatagaaacaggccattcggcccagtgAGACCATGCCAACTATCAAACACTcaattacactaatcctacatttaATCTCAttttcattctccccacattcggtatcagaatcaggtttaatatcactgacatatggtatgacatttgttgttttacattgggatacataataaaaactataaattactacatatatacatacatacacatacatacatatacgtacacaaaagaaaattaaataagtagtgcaaaaagaggaggaaaagaactgaggtagtgttcatgggttcgttgtccattcagaaatctgatggtggaggggaagaagctgttcctgaaacattgagtgtgtgtcttcaggctcttgtacctcctccttgatggtagcaatgagaagagggcatgtcctgggtgatgggggtccttaatgatggatgctgcctttttgagggatTGCCTTTTGTAGGTCCTCGATGCTGGGgtagctagtgcccatgatggaactggcattCCCATCAACTCTTTCACATTCTACCATTCATCAAAACGTCATCAAGGGAAATTTACAGCAGCCTATTAGCTTACCGTCCTAAGATGCTCTCTAAGATGGTGTTGGTAATACGCAACGACTTTTTGCAGGTAGTTCACTAAACTACTAGATATACTTCTTTTGAGCTACTATCCTGCATGTCTCCAATCACAGGAAGAATGGGTAGACAATGTCAGGGGTcaggggtcagggtcagggtgcTGTGAAGCAGCAGCTCTGCAAAACTGTCACCGGGGAATTGTTCAATTCCatttcttcccttcacaaagtctCCTGTCTTTTCTACACTCACTTTCATGTTCCTTCATAGCTATTGAAACTTCCTCAGCTAGAGTTCAGAGTCACAGTGAGATTGTGTAGAGATAGCCCTTTGGCCCTCCCCTTCCATACTGATCCCATTTTCTAGCACTTGGAGATCCAAGGGCCCGGATTCTCCCAGACACCCTCGCTCTCCTCTGCTGAAAATCTATTGTGGATTGGTTCAGTGCTGGGAAGTTGGGTGACAAGTTCTGCAGTGCCATTGACAGTTAACGGTAAACTAATTATGCTAGGAACATGTGATGATGAACTTTTACAATGCTGGGAAGCTATAATTGTACCTTCTCAGTTAACAGGAGCATCCAATGTCACCCTTTCCCTATTTAGTGGAGACTAAAGTGCTTCTGGCATTATTAAACAAGAACAGAGAAGTTTCCCCATTGTTCCATTCAAAACTTTACCCCTTCAAGGTATGGAAGTACAATACAAAATACTTCTCTCCGTCCAATATttgaatttcagaatcaggtttattatcacctacttgtttattttgtttttttatatttggagatacagcacagtaacaggcccttccagcccaaagagcccattgtgcccaattacacccatatgactaattaatctactaaaccatacatctttggagcatccggaggaaacccacgcagtcacaggaagaatatataaactctttacagacaacgacaggaattgaacctgagtcattGGCGCTGTAAAGTGATGCATTAActtctacactactgtgctgcccatgACATTTAATGATTTTATAGAACATGTCATAAATTAGGAAATCAGTAGTGctaaaagaggaataatgagctaGTGTTCGTgggctcatggactgttcaggaatctgatggcaaagctgttcctaaaacaccgaGTGTGGGTCGTCAGTCTCCCATacctcttcctgatggtagtaatgagaagagtgcatgtcccagatggtgaaggtcTTTGAATCAGATCAGCTTGGAACAGAGGGCCAGAATTTCTACAGAAATGGCACTGTCCTTTCTCTAATGTGTTAAAATAACTTTTCTTCCCTCAGGAAAATGGAAAACCAGATCTCAATGCCATGGGACAGAACTTCACGATTTCTTCAACGATTCAGGGAACAAAGCCCAAGTTCCTATGACAACTTGGTGTGGCTGGCTTCAGTACAAGACTACCCCTGAATATACACTGGTTAAACTCCCATTGAGTGAGACAATGTATATGATACTAATTCAAACAGACCAACCGGCCACGGTGGAGAAAATTGCACAAATGCTGGCAGTCTACCAAACCTTGAAGCATTTTCAGACTGGGTAATCAGAACTAATTACATTTGTTTATAGATTTATTCAGATACACACAATTGGATCCAGAAGGAGCCCAACAAACCCACACCTGCCTTTTCCTGTCTTCTTCATCTTCCCTTTCAGCATATCCAGCCATTCCCAACTCCATCAAATGTTTACGAGGCTTTCTTTAAATTCAGCTTCAACCATAATTGTAGCACTGAGTTCTATATTCTCACcaactctgggtaaagaaattttcCCATTGGCTCTCATAATCGCTTTTTATTTATGATTCTTAGTTTTGTATTCCTTCAAAGtaaagacatagaacatagaaatctacagcacatgacaggccctttggcccgcaatgttattccaaccatgtaacctactctagaaactgccaagaatttttctaagctccatctaagagtctcttaaaagacataTCTTCTGTATGTTAACTCTATCAAAGCTGTTCAGTATCTTTTAAGATTTTTAAAGAAGTTGAGGGTCCTAATGTAATGCTAGAAATCAACCAAAAATTTAAGCTGTTATCTAACGAATTACTTAGAAATTGTTGTGCTGTAGAAGGACCTAAGCTTATGAATGGTGATATGTAAATACATCTCATTCTTTCTTTCAATAAATTACCACAAGATCTTCTCCTTGACAGATAAAAATGCCTCACCCTGTTAATTCAGTTCAgtcatcatccttgtgaatcttcttgTGCTTCTAGATcagagattcccaacctggggtccactgacccctcggttaatgatagGGATCCAAGGCATAAAAAAGATCGGAAAATCCTTTTGATGATATGGAGATCAGACTCATTACAGGTTTTCAAGATTATATACTTATTCAAGTTTCACATAATTTCCCTGTCATCAGTTCTATCTCTGTGAGATATGTGTTTGGTTTGTTTTCAGGTGAAGATCAAAACAACCTGAGATAAAAACAGAAACACCCAACAAGTCAGGCTGCCTCAGAAGAAAAAGAAACGAAGTTAGCATTTCGTAACACAGAGCTC is part of the Hemitrygon akajei chromosome 9, sHemAka1.3, whole genome shotgun sequence genome and encodes:
- the agt gene encoding angiotensinogen isoform X2; the encoded protein is MTTKWILALLWIGTLVEVGAGDRPYIHPFFLITCNQSESSMQVDGEEDFLPELIGDNEILVNGSLRMWWEEEEEQVKPSLQVRNYLYHLQASLGHSWLSHWTSQEGSGVTVLSPMYLQVVLAALSLGADGSTLDNLQMILGLSHSECGGGSSGDQHSLGMRQQLWLLLRDVLAQHHGSLSIGTWMIFQDRIWLRRTFTEHLRLFHPEVWLGATDFSQPPLAEESINNVIHRATGGRLNNLVTGLNPSTKLVVASFIHFKGKWKTRSQCHGTELHDFFNDSGNKAQVPMTTWCGWLQYKTTPEYTLVKLPLSETMYMILIQTDQPATVEKIAQMLAVYQTLKHFQTGFVRLVMPQFVWKSTYDVKEQFSQTPDTLGAEANFSRLSRAQNVVPEQVLHSVIFEVTEDEEEQITAEDLDVGNITTIEIRFNKPFFFRVYDGASNALLFLGRVKEFPLKSELKNF
- the agt gene encoding angiotensinogen isoform X1, whose protein sequence is MLVEKKMTTKWILALLWIGTLVEVGAGDRPYIHPFFLITCNQSESSMQVDGEEDFLPELIGDNEILVNGSLRMWWEEEEEQVKPSLQVRNYLYHLQASLGHSWLSHWTSQEGSGVTVLSPMYLQVVLAALSLGADGSTLDNLQMILGLSHSECGGGSSGDQHSLGMRQQLWLLLRDVLAQHHGSLSIGTWMIFQDRIWLRRTFTEHLRLFHPEVWLGATDFSQPPLAEESINNVIHRATGGRLNNLVTGLNPSTKLVVASFIHFKGKWKTRSQCHGTELHDFFNDSGNKAQVPMTTWCGWLQYKTTPEYTLVKLPLSETMYMILIQTDQPATVEKIAQMLAVYQTLKHFQTGFVRLVMPQFVWKSTYDVKEQFSQTPDTLGAEANFSRLSRAQNVVPEQVLHSVIFEVTEDEEEQITAEDLDVGNITTIEIRFNKPFFFRVYDGASNALLFLGRVKEFPLKSELKNF